A single region of the Biomphalaria glabrata chromosome 15, xgBioGlab47.1, whole genome shotgun sequence genome encodes:
- the LOC129923160 gene encoding GATA zinc finger domain-containing protein 6-like: protein MELWNTEFSQCQSILTNSSKTVSVNANGSSPSNQSSQYIQSSPSKQSSQYIQSSQYIQSSPSKQSSQYIQSSPSKQSSQYIQSSQYIQSSPSNQSSQYIQSSQYIQSSPSNQSSQYIQSSQYIQSSPSKQSSQYIQSSQYIQSSPSNQSSQYIQSSPSKQSSQYIQSSPSKQSSQYIQSSQYIQSSPSNQSSQYIQSSQYIQSSPSNQSSQYIQSSQYIQSSPSKQSSQYIQSSQYIQSSPSKQSSQYIQSSQYIQSSPSNQSSQYIQSSQYIQSSPSNQSSQYIQSSPSKQSSQYIQSSQYIQSSPSNQSSQYIQSSQYIQSSPSNQSSQYIQSSQYIQSSPSKQSSQYIQSSQYIQSSPSKQSSQYIQSSPSKQSSQYIQSSQYIQSSPSNQSSQYIQSSQYIQSSPSKQSSQYIQSSQYIQSSPSKQSSQYIQSSPSKQSSQYIQSSPSNQSSQYIQSSQYIQSSPSNQSSQYIQSSQYIQSSPSKQSKQYIQSSQYIQSSPSKQSSQYIQSSQYIQSSQYIQSSQYIQSSQYIQSSQYIQSSPSNQSSQYIQSSPSNQSSQYIQSSQYIQSSPSKQSSQYIQSSQYIQSSQYIQSSQYIQSSQYIQSSQSNQSSQYNQSSQYIQSSQSNQSSQYIQSSQYIQSSQYIQSSQYIQFSQYIQSSQYIQSSQSNQSSQSNQSSQSNQSSQSNQSSQSNQSSQSNQSSQYIQSSQSNQSSQSNQSSQSNQSSQSNQSSQSNQSSQSNQSSQYIQSSQSNQSSQSNQSSQYIQSSQSNQSSQSNQSNQSNQSSQSNQSSQSNQSSQSNQSSQSNQSIQYIQSSQSNQSIQYIQSSQSNQSIQYIQSSQSNQSIQYIQSSQSNQSSQSNQSSQSNQSSQSNQSSQSNQSSQSNQSSQSNQSIQYIQSSQSNQSIQYIQSSQSNQSSQYIQSSQSNQSSQSNQSSQSNQSSQSNQSSQSNQSSQSNQSSQSNQSSQSNQSSQ from the exons ATGGAGTTATGGAATACTGAATTCTCCCAGTGTCAA TCAATATTAACAAATTCAAGTAAAACAGTTTCAGTCAATGCAAATGGTTCTAGTCCATCCAATCAGTCTAGTCAATACATTCAGTCTAGTCCATCCAAACAGTCTAGTCAATACATTCAGTCTAGTCAATACATTCAGTCTAGTCCATCCAAACAGTCTAGTCAATACATTCAGTCTAGTCCATCCAAACAGTCTAGTCAATACATTCAGTCTAGTCAATACATTCAGTCTAGTCCATCCAATCAGTCTAGTCAATACATTCAGTCTAGTCAATACATTCAGTCTAGTCCATCCAATCAGTCTAGTCAATACATTCAGTCTAGTCAATACATTCAGTCTAGTCCATCCAAACAGTCTAGTCAATACATTCAGTCTAGTCAATACATTCAGTCTAGTCCATCCAATCAGTCTAGTCAATACATTCAGTCTAGTCCATCCAAACAGTCTAGTCAATACATTCAGTCTAGTCCATCCAAACAGTCTAGTCAATACATTCAGTCTAGTCAATACATTCAGTCTAGTCCATCCAATCAGTCTAGTCAATACATTCAGTCTAGTCAATACATTCAGTCTAGTCCATCCAATCAGTCTAGTCAATACATTCAGTCTAGTCAATACATTCAGTCTAGTCCATCCAAACAGTCTAGTCAATACATTCAGTCTAGTCAATACATTCAGTCTAGTCCATCCAAACAGTCTAGTCAATACATTCAGTCTAGTCAATACATTCAGTCTAGTCCATCCAATCAGTCTAGTCAATACATTCAGTCTAGTCAATACATTCAGTCTAGTCCATCCAATCAGTCTAGTCAATACATTCAGTCTAGTCCATCCAAACAGTCTAGTCAATACATTCAATCTAGTCAATACATTCAGTCTAGTCCATCCAATCAGTCTAGTCAATACATTCAGTCTAGTCAATACATTCAGTCTAGTCCATCCAATCAGTCTAGTCAATACATTCAGTCTAGTCAATACATTCAGTCTAGTCCATCCAAACAGTCTAGTCAATACATTCAGTCTAGTCAATACATTCAGTCTAGTCCATCCAAACAGTCTAGTCAATACATTCAGTCTAGTCCATCCAAACAGTCTAGTCAATACATTCAGTCTAGTCAATACATTCAGTCTAGTCCATCCAATCAGTCTAGTCAATACATTCAGTCTAGTCAATACATTCAGTCTAGTCCATCCAAACAGTCTAGTCAATACATTCAGTCTAGTCAATACATTCAGTCTAGTCCATCCAAACAGTCTAGTCAATACATTCAGTCTAGTCCATCCAAACAGTCTAGTCAATACATTCAGTCTAGTCCATCCAATCAGTCTAGTCAATACATTCAGTCTAGTCAATATATTCAGTCTAGTCCATCCAATCAGTCTAGTCAATACATTCAGTCTAGTCAATACATTCAGTCTAGTCCATCCAAACAGTCTAAACAATACATTCAGTCTAGTCAATACATTCAGTCTAGTCCATCCAAACAGTCTAGTCAATACATTCAGTCTAGTCAATACATTCAGTCTAGTCAATACATTCAGTCTAGTCAATACATTCAGTCTAGTCAATACATTCAGTCTAGTCAATACATTCAGTCTAGTCCATCCAATCAGTCTAGTCAATACATTCAGTCTAGTCCATCCAATCAGTCTAGTCAATACATTCAGTCTAGTCAATACATTCAGTCTAGTCCATCCAAACAGTCTAGTCAATACATTCAGTCTAGTCAATACATTCAGTCTAGTCAATACATTCAGTCTAGTCAATACATTCAGTCTAGTCAATACATTCAGTCTAGTCAATCCAATCAGTCTAGTCAATACAATCAGTCTAGTCAATACATTCAGTCTAGTCAATCCAATCAGTCTAGTCAATACATTCAGTCTAGTCAATACATTCAGTCTAGTCAATACATTCAGTCTAGTCAATACATTCAGTTTAGTCAATACATTCAGTCTAGTCAATACATTCAGTCTAGTCAATCCAATCAGTCTAGTCAATCCAATCAGTCTAGTCAATCCAATCAGTCTAGTCAATCCAATCAGTCTAGTCAATCCAATCAGTCTAGTCAATCCAATCAGTCTAGTCAATACATTCAGTCTAGTCAATCCAATCAGTCTAGTCAATCCAATCAGTCTAGTCAATCCAATCAGTCCAGTCAATCCAATCAGTCTAGTCAATCCAATCAGTCTAGTCAATCCAATCAGTCTAGTCAATACATTCAGTCTAGTCAATCCAATCAGTCTAGTCAATCCAATCAGTCTAGTCAATACATTCAGTCTAGTCAATCCAATCAGTCTAGTCAATCCAATCAGTCTAATCAATCCAATCAGTCTAGTCAATCCAATCAGTCTAGTCAATCCAATCAGTCTAGTCAATCCAATCAGTCTAGTCAATCCAATCAGTCTATTCAATACATTCAGTCTAGTCAATCCAATCAGTCTATTCAATACATTCAGTCTAGTCAATCCAATCAGTCTATTCAATACATTCAGTCTAGTCAATCCAATCAGTCTATTCAATACATTCAGTCTAGTCAATCCAATCAGTCTAGTCAATCCAATCAGTCTAGTCAATCCAATCAGTCCAGTCAATCCAATCAGTCTAGTCAATCCAATCAGTCCAGTCAATCCAATCAGTCTAGTCAATCCAATCAGTCTATTCAATACATTCAGTCTAGTCAATCCAATCAGTCTATTCAATACATTCAGTCTAGTCAATCCAATCAGTCTAGTCAATACATTCAGTCTAGTCAATCCAATCAGTCTAGTCAATCCAATCAGTCTAGTCAATCCAATCAGTCCAGTCAATCCAATCAGTCTAGTCAATCCAATCAGTCCAGTCAATCCAATCAGTCCAGTCAATCCAATCAGTCTAGTCAATCCAATCAGTCCAGTCAATAG
- the LOC106058182 gene encoding uncharacterized protein LOC106058182, producing MFCCCMSLPTMKDENPLIVDLRKILCDKAWACFLSTLSWWQTRFIKRDDFLFDIPEKFFVFKDIGQEFHPRPSQSLEQQDMSNRLQANASSLETLSRPETFALDTVFNNDTAETQMYHFRFEKSRRTEISVTFQKGFTIGGKANFSIGVPQFFGEGSLGAEIQLQYQVSKAEGQTFEETVLMEATSDITVGPNSCYHAKVQLEEKTFITDFTVTTRMEIPQDRAPVYINRKSDGELIFVYNVNNLRTTFTRKLVPCVRNLGENEKGDPKVIDFETKGVMKGSIACNHTIELKSDEPEDLKQRAQGRTWKEI from the exons ATGTTCTGCTGTTGTATGTCCTTGCCCACAATGAAAGATGAGAACCCTCTAATTGTAGACCTCAGAAAAATACTTTGTGACAA AGCCTGGGCCTGCTTTCTGTCAACGTTAAGCTGGTGGCAAACCCGTTTCATCAAGAGAGACGATTTCCTTTTCgacatcccagaaaaattcttCGTTTTCAAAGACATTGGTCAAGAATTCCACCCTAGGCCGTCTCAAAGTTTGGAACAGCAGGACATGAGCAATAGACTACAGGCGAACGCATCTTCTCTCGAGACTCTGTCCAG GCCAGAGACGTTTGCACTCGACACCGTGTTCAACAACGACACTGCCGAGACCCAGATGTACCATTTTAGGTTTGAGAAATCACGACGGACGGAAATATCTGTAACCTTCCAGAAAGGTTTCACCATTGGGGGCAAGGCCAACTTCAGCATTGGAGTTCCCCAATTTTTTGGCGAGGGGAGTCTAGGAGCAGAGATTCAATTACAATATCAG GTGTCGAAGGCAGAAGGTCAAACATTCGAAGAGACTGTTCTAATGGAAGCGACCAGTGATATTACGGTAGGCCCCAACAGCTGCTACCACGCAAAGGTACAACTGGAAGAGAAGACTTTTATCACAGACTTCACCGTCACCACGCGAATGGAAATACCCCAAGACAGGGCACCGGTGTACATCAACAGAAAATCTGACGGTGAACTTATCTTTGTCTACAACGTCAACAACCTGAGAACTACGTTCACCCGAAAGTTGGTCCCATGTGTTCGGAATCTGGGAGAGAACGAAAAGGGAGACCCCAAAGTCATTGACTTTGAGACCAAGGGAGTGATGAAAGGTTCCATCGCTTGCAACCACACGATAGAGCTGAAGAGCGACGAACCGGAGGATCTCAAGCAACGAGCACAGGGCAGAACATGGAAAGAAATATAA
- the LOC106052810 gene encoding uncharacterized protein LOC106052810 translates to MCCCFKLPRYQRKDIVDLKDIMFDFTWNRFKKNLTSAQKLFLRKGQFEFFLPESSIVFTQVKYTQEDKQAADVTGVNSLDKTHVSKVDEPSSADENRSGASLETVFDNDTKEKQTYKFRFEKTRKTVVTVSCLKSFTFGGKANFSVGIPRNVNLGLDSDLHFQVTQTDGQTFEETTLMEATSDITVSPHSKCTVVVYLDERPFHQEFTTVTRMSLPKEGVSVFIRRKSDKETVFGTKVENLQCVFDPTKIRCHLVDKSEGDPELQMDFETTGVIQGVIACKHKILLKSDGGN, encoded by the exons ATGTGCTGCTGTTTCAAGTTGCCCAGGTACCAACGCAAGGACATCGTTGACTTGAAAGATATCATGTTTGATTT CACTTGGAACAGGTTCAAGAAAAATCTTACTAGCGCCCAGAAATTGTTCCTCCGTAAAGGTCAATTTGAATTTTTCCTGCCGGAATCTTCCATCGTGTTCACTCAGGTCAAGTACACACAGGAAGACAAACAGGCAGCAGACGTGACTGGAGTGAACTCCCTTGATAAAACCCATGTCTCGAAAGTGGACGAGCCGTCATCTGCTGACGAAAACAG GTCTGGGGCCTCTCTGGAGACAGTGTTTGACAATGACACCAAAGAGAAGCAGACGTACAAGTTTCGCTTTGAGAAGACGCGGAAGACAGTCGTCACGGTGTCTTGTTTAAAGAGCTTCACATTTGGCGGGAAGGCCAACTTCAGCGTAGGAATTCCAAGAAATGTAAACCTGGGTCTTGACAGcgatttacattttcaa GTGACCCAAACAGATGGACAGACCTTCGAGGAGACAACCCTGATGGAAGCAACAAGTGACATAACCGTCAGCCCACACAGTAAGTGCACAGTGGTTGTCTACCTTGACGAGAGACCCTTCCACCAAGAGTTCACCACCGTCACCCGCATGTCCCTGCCCAAGGAAGGCGTCTCTGTGTTCATTCGCAGGAAGTCAGACAAGGAGACTGTGTTCGGGACGAAAGTTGAAAACCTGCAGTGCGTCTTCGACCCAACCAAAATTAGGTGTCATCTTGTGGACAAATCTGAAGGGGATCCAGAGCTGCAAATGGACTTTGAAACCACTGGAGTGATCCAAGGAGTGATAGCTTGCAAACATAAAATTCTCTTAAAAAGTGATGGTGGGAATTGA